A genome region from Carya illinoinensis cultivar Pawnee chromosome 2, C.illinoinensisPawnee_v1, whole genome shotgun sequence includes the following:
- the LOC122301237 gene encoding vestitone reductase-like isoform X4, translated as MEGEKGRVCVTGGTGYIGSWLIMRLLERGYSVRTTMRSNPGHTKDIGFLTALPGASEKLQIFNADLSIPESFAAAIEGCIGVFHVATPVDFEDKEPEEVVTKRSIDGALGILNACLTSQTVKRVVYTSSAAAVLYSGKDVDDEADESVWSDADFIKALKTHRASYALSKTLTEKAVLEFGEKHGLELDVVTIIPSLVIGPFICPKLPSSVSVGLAMILGNEDAYSFLALAASSMVHVDDLARAHIFLLEYPNAKGRYICSSDGMTIQQMSKFLAVNYPEFQIPTPDNTFRHRVKELWRSNPPTPFDQQVLCQYCCS; from the exons atggaAGGAGAGAAAGGGAGAGTATGCGTGACAGGAGGTACGGGATACATAGGATCATGGCTGATCATGAGGCTTCTTGAGCGTGGTTACAGTGTCCGAACGACTATGAGATCCAACCCAG GGCACACAAAAGACATTGGCTTCCTCACTGCTCTACCAGGAGCATCAGAAAAGCTCCAGATCTTCAATGCAGATCTCAGCATTCCAGAGAGTTTTGCTGCAGCCATTGAAGGATGCATTGGTGTCTTCCACGTTGCTACTCCGGTTGATTTTGAAGACAAAGAGCCTGAAGAGGTTGTGACCAAAAGATCGATCGATGGAGCATTAGGCATCTTAAATGCATGCCTGACTTCTCAGACTGTGAAACGAGTCGTATATACTTCAAGTGCAGCAGCTGTTTTGTACAGTGGCAAGGACGTTGATGATGAAGCAGATGAGAGCGTTTGGAGTGATGCAGATTTTATCAAAGCGCTAAAGACACACAGAGCTTCGTATGCACTTTCCAAAACATTAACTGAAAAGGCAGTTCTTGAATTTGGAGAAAAACATGGGTTGGAGTTGGATGTTGTAACAATAATCCCTTCCCTTGTTATTGGACCATTCATTTGCCCCAAGTTGCCCAGCTCCGTTAGCGTAGGATTGGCTATGATCCTTG GTAATGAGGATGCATATAGTTTTCTTGCCCTTGCTGCATCTTCAATGGTGCATGTAGATGACTTGGCCAGAGCACATATTTTTCTCCTTGAATATCCTAATGCGAAAGGAAGGTACATTTGTTCGTCAGATGGCATGACAATTCAACAGATGTCTAAATTTCTTGCTGTCAATTACCCAGAATTTCAAATACCAACACCAGA CAATACGTTCCGCCATAGGGTGAAAGAGTTATGGAGAAGTAATCCGCCAACACCGTTTGATCAGCAAGTTCTGTGCCAATATTGTTGTTCGTGA
- the LOC122301235 gene encoding transducin beta-like protein 2 encodes MDQVLTVMVISVLLGAAIALSFFTSYFGKRRSEVQSIAKAESQSDPKKHQRPPQPKKSHSKAHSHSAADKDQNKRHHPLDLNTLKGHGDSVTGICFSFDGRSLATACADGVVRVFKLEDASSRGFKFLRINLPAGGHPTAVAFSNDVSSIVVASQTLTGSSLYLYGEEKPKASNETKQQPKLPLPEIKWEHHKVHEKRAILTLVGTTASFGSADGSTILVSCSEGTDIILWHGRTGKILGNVDTNQLKNNMAAISPNGRFIAAAAFTADVKVWEIVYSKDGSVKEVLKAMQLKGHKSAVTWLCFSPNSEQIITASKDGSIRIWNINVRYHLDEDPKTLKVFPIPLHDSSGATLHYDRLCISPDGRILAATHGSTLQWLCVESGKVLDTADKAHDGDITCISWAPMTIPMGNGQVLVLATASVDKKVKLWAAPSTH; translated from the exons ATGGATCAGGTTCTTACAGTTATGGTCATTTCGGTTCTGCTCGGCGCTGCAATCGCCCTCTCCTTCTTCACGAGCTACTTTGGCAAGCGAAGATCAGAGGTCCAGTCTATCGCGAAAGCGGAGTCCCAGTCGGATCCGAAGAAGCACCAGAGGCCTCCTCAACCCAAGAAGTCTCACTCGAAAGCTCACTCCCATTCTGCCGCTGACAAG GATCAAAACAAACGGCATCATCCATTGGATTTGAATACTTTGAAAGGTCATGGCGATTCGGTCACTGGGATATGTTTTTCCTTTGATGGGCGAAGTCTGGCAACAG CTTGCGCTGATGGAGTGGTCAGGGTGTTCAAGTTGGAGGATGCTTCAAGTAGAGGCTTCAA GTTTCTGCGAATTAATTTGCCTGCTGGGGGCCATCCTACAGCAGTTGCATTCTCCAATGACGTGTCATCTATAGTTGTTGCTTCTCAGACGCTTACTGGTTCTTCTTTATACTTATATGGAGAGGAAAAACCCAAAGCTTCTAATGAAACTAAACAACAACCCAAACTTCCTCTGCCAGAGATTAAATGGGAACATCACAAAGTCCATGAGAAAAGAGCTATTCTGACTCTTGTTGGAACCACTGCAAGCTTTGGAAGTGCTGATGGAAGTACAATTCTTGTTTCTTGTTCAGAAG GCACTGATATCATTCTTTGGCATGGAAGAACTGGGAAGATTTTGGGAAATGTTGATACAAAtcagttgaaaaataatatggcTGCCATATCACCAAATGGGCGTTTTATTGCTGCTGCAGCTTTTACGGCAGACGTGAAG GTCTGGGAAATTGTATACTCAAAGGATGGTTCAGTCAAGGAGGTTTTAAAGGCTATGCAGCTTAAAGGGCATAAG AGTGCAGTAACGTGGTTATGCTTCTCTCCTAACTCTGAGCAAATCATCACAGCTTCCAAAGATGGTTCAATTAGAATTTGGAATATCAATG TTCGGTATCATCTTGACGAGGATCCAAAGACTCTGAAGGTGTTTCCGATTCCACTTCATGATTCAAGTGGTGCTACTTTACACTATGATCGTCTCTGTATATCCCCCGATGGAAGGATATTGGCAGCAACCCATGGTTCGACATTGCAGTGGTTATGTGTAGAATCTGGGAAGGTTTTGGACACAGCTGACAAAGCACATGATG GCGATATCACATGCATCTCATGGGCACCTATGACCATTCCTATGG GAAATGGACAAGTTTTGGTTTTAGCCACGGCCAGTGTTGACAAGAAAGTGAAGTTGTGGGCGGCTCCATCAACCCACTGA
- the LOC122301237 gene encoding vestitone reductase-like isoform X1, with the protein MEGEKGRVCVTGGTGYIGSWLIMRLLERGYSVRTTMRSNPGHTKDIGFLTALPGASEKLQIFNADLSIPESFAAAIEGCIGVFHVATPVDFEDKEPEEVVTKRSIDGALGILNACLTSQTVKRVVYTSSAAAVLYSGKDVDDEADESVWSDADFIKALKTHRASYALSKTLTEKAVLEFGEKHGLELDVVTIIPSLVIGPFICPKLPSSVSVGLAMILGNEDAYSFLALAASSMVHVDDLARAHIFLLEYPNAKGRYICSSDGMTIQQMSKFLAVNYPEFQIPTPDSMKKYGGFKTQGLSSKKFLDSGFKYKYGFKEMFDGTVQCCRERVIFSSMVNEL; encoded by the exons atggaAGGAGAGAAAGGGAGAGTATGCGTGACAGGAGGTACGGGATACATAGGATCATGGCTGATCATGAGGCTTCTTGAGCGTGGTTACAGTGTCCGAACGACTATGAGATCCAACCCAG GGCACACAAAAGACATTGGCTTCCTCACTGCTCTACCAGGAGCATCAGAAAAGCTCCAGATCTTCAATGCAGATCTCAGCATTCCAGAGAGTTTTGCTGCAGCCATTGAAGGATGCATTGGTGTCTTCCACGTTGCTACTCCGGTTGATTTTGAAGACAAAGAGCCTGAAGAGGTTGTGACCAAAAGATCGATCGATGGAGCATTAGGCATCTTAAATGCATGCCTGACTTCTCAGACTGTGAAACGAGTCGTATATACTTCAAGTGCAGCAGCTGTTTTGTACAGTGGCAAGGACGTTGATGATGAAGCAGATGAGAGCGTTTGGAGTGATGCAGATTTTATCAAAGCGCTAAAGACACACAGAGCTTCGTATGCACTTTCCAAAACATTAACTGAAAAGGCAGTTCTTGAATTTGGAGAAAAACATGGGTTGGAGTTGGATGTTGTAACAATAATCCCTTCCCTTGTTATTGGACCATTCATTTGCCCCAAGTTGCCCAGCTCCGTTAGCGTAGGATTGGCTATGATCCTTG GTAATGAGGATGCATATAGTTTTCTTGCCCTTGCTGCATCTTCAATGGTGCATGTAGATGACTTGGCCAGAGCACATATTTTTCTCCTTGAATATCCTAATGCGAAAGGAAGGTACATTTGTTCGTCAGATGGCATGACAATTCAACAGATGTCTAAATTTCTTGCTGTCAATTACCCAGAATTTCAAATACCAACACCAGA TTCAATGAAGAAATATGGAGGTTTTAAAACGCAAGGGCTTTCATCAAAAAAGTTTTTAGATTCTGggttcaaatataaatatggtTTCAAGGAAATGTTCGACGGAACAGTTCAATGCTGTCGAGAAAGGGTTATCTTTAGTTCAATGGTTAATGAATTATAG